The Pyricularia oryzae 70-15 chromosome 5, whole genome shotgun sequence genome includes a region encoding these proteins:
- a CDS encoding leucine-rich repeat-containing protein 40: MEDRRQSIRQSGIPRSSRLPTLRSSQSISSLRPPPSTEQTNRSNGTIHNPKLRSAPSHDRLGSLGNTTSVSAGNRKPETPSRAFRLQSKPLPPPPRSFVGPRSSSISRVPASSTSPVASEASQSSAPTATPSPPAEQPLFKRRTTLTRRPSDAAESFITPSKGRSSLDPWASSVPMDLPSMPTNFTIEEETSTNQTIKAKTPRSRPSLSERTIETLSQIPSSPANRGRRPSAFFEPGSATRSGSRPASRSSLSSRPGSSYRNEGFNRPTSRSKSQTRPGSSHRIEDAGPASFRVSTSHINNYKTQLAPINGTPPTQAKPRVVAKTTRVPAARVAGQGNAMRPPTHGKIPAPASKTLPRASISKLPEPSRTPSPEKQQVQSNENKPMAKTMPLRPPKQRPSLNGLFRKPPALAPDHQKVGATPSKVSRKTSLISHRSSTTSGDDTVQSGPSPTSTATTVDTNEPAPAATFRKSSAALREQIAKAKAAKKATTKLEVDPTKVPTVGRHPIRSPLIPTDTSFDFGLSDNPFNHQEADSGSKNKVLEGLLATARTSGRLNIAALGLREIPAQVLKMYDSEAMGINDGSWAETVDLTRFVAADNELEMIGDEVFPDKDAKAFVDDEDGQGMIFGGLETLDLHGNMLISLPMGLRRLQYLTSLNLSSNRITNGSFEVISQITSLRDLKLGGNLFYGPLDNSFTNLVNLETVDLHDNNISALPAGMEKMSKLRILNLGENNFESLPLTTLVQLPLTELVVRKNKLSGVFIDDADALFQTLQILDVSSNQLTHILPPGSSSTLAMPSLHQMCVSMNRLQELPGLSMCVNLLTLNADENSITDVPNGLTGLNKLRHVDFSSNDLRVIPPDISRMDNLNMLRLSGNPLRDKKFCSITTEELKDILAARLDPEPILDEPQATFSNLLASAAVPSPKPPATRSRMNSVPRHIEDADEVRSEMSDKFATPPTSAPQSPAARSRSHTLSSEQWTVRPGGVLDRSNTQSSALHPVSCSRVANEHSVREVQLHHNLFSIIPESLTFFSQTLVSLSLAHNQLMGESYMGDMAASGGGLKLELLALRELNLSSNHITSLAPLMSNLISPGLQKLDVSTNRIAALPSGTGLRDVFPELSVLLIANNHLADLEPEAIKGMRIVDASNNDIAHLNPRIGLLGGIENGTLERLDVMGNRFRVPRFNVLERGTEATLRFLRGRVPVAEMAAWREARGVAVSSEDCDGFDDSIIE, translated from the coding sequence aTGGAGGACCGTCGTCAGTCCATCAGGCAGAGCGGCATTCCACGATCATCGCGCCTTCCGACTCTTAGATCATCACAGAGTATCTCGTCCCTTCGACCTCCACCCTCGACCGAGCAGACAAACCGCAGCAATGGCACTATACACAACCCCAAGCTTCGTTCGGCCCCGTCCCACGACCGCCTGGGAAGCTTGGGAAACACGACATCTGTCTCGGCTGGAAACCGCAAGCCAGAGACGCCTTCTCGAGCTTTTCGACTGCAAAGCAAACCGCTCCCACCGCCCCCGAGAAGCTTTGTCGGCCCTCGGTCCTCAAGCATAAGCCGAGTTCCTGCCTCGAGCACCTCGCCTGTTGCTTCTGAGGCGTCACAATCTTCCGCACCAACTGCAACACCCTCCCCGCCGGCGGAGCAACCTCTATTTAAGAGGAGAACGACTCTGACGAGGCGACCTTCTGATGCTGCCGAGAGCTTCATAACCCCAAGCAAGGGTCGATCTTCCTTGGATCCTTGGGCATCTTCAGTGCCGATGGACCTGCCCTCAATGCCGACAAATTTTACCATCGAGGAGGAAACATCGACGAACCAAACGATCAAGGCAAAGACACCCCGCTCAAGACCATCGCTGTCAGAGAGAACAATCGAGACGCTCTCTCAAATACCTTCTTCGCCCGCAAATAGGGGGAGAAGGCCTTCGGCTTTCTTTGAACCTGGCTCCGCAACTCGTTCAGGTTCCAGGCCTGCATCACGCAGTTCACTCAGCTCGCGACCGGGTTCAAGCTACCGAAATGAAGGTTTCAACCGACCGACGTCGAGGtcgaaatcccaaacaaggCCCGGCTCCAGCCATAGGATAGAAGACGCAGGCCCAGCTTCGTTCCGGGTCTCAACTAGTCACATAAACAATTACAAGACACAGCTTGCTCCCATCAACGGCACACCGCCGACGCAAGCAAAGCCTCGGGTGGTAGCCAAGACTACACGTGTGCCTGCGGCTAGGGTTGCAGGTCAAGGGAATGCAATGCGACCTCCCACCCACGGCAAGATACCTGCACCTGCCTCGAAGACGCTACCCAGAGCATCTATCAGCAAACTGCCGGAACCTTCCAGGACCCCTAGTCCAGAGAAGCAGCAGGTCCAGTCAAATGAAAACAAACCTATGGCAAAGACAATGCCTTTGAGACCACCTAAGCAACGCCCGTCGCTCAACGGATTGTTTAGAAAACCTCCAGCTCTCGCCCCGGACCACCAGAAGGTGGGGGCCACCCCCTCCAAAGTCTCTCGCAAGACGTCGCTTATTTCACACAGGTCGTCAACTACCTCTGGCGATGACACGGTCCAGTCTGGGCCCTCACCGACATCTACTGCGACCACGGTCGACACGAACGAGCCAGCACCCGCGGCGACTTTTAGAAAGTCTTCCGCGGCCCTGAGGGAGCAAATCGCAAAGGCAAAGGCAGCCAAGAAGGCTACCACCAAGCTTGAAGTCGATCCAACGAAGGTGCCCACTGTAGGCAGGCATCCTATCAGATCACCACTTATACCAACAGACACATCCTTCGACTTTGGTCTATCAGATAATCCGTTCAATCATCAGGAAGCAGACAGCGGGTCAAAGAACAAGGTCCTAGAAGGTCTGCTGGCGACTGCACGGACTAGTGGAAGGCTCAACATTGCAGCACTTGGCCTTCGCGAAATCCCTGCCCAAGTTCTGAAGATGTACGACTCGGAGGCTATGGGGATCAACGATGGGTCATGGGCAGAGACCGTGGATCTCACTAGGTTCGTTGCGGCTGATAACGAGCTGGAGATGATTGGCGATGAGGTGTTTCCCGATAAGGATGCAAAGGCTTTTGTCGACGATGAAGACGGACAAGGCATGATTTTTGGAGGTCTCGAAACTCTCGATCTGCATGGAAACATGCTCATCTCTCTGCCCATGGGCCTGAGACGCTTACAGTATCTGACATCGTTGAACTTGTCTTCGAACCGAATCACGAACGGCTCCTTCGAGGTTATTTCTCAGATTACCTCTCTCCGCGACCTCAAGCTTGGGGGCAATCTCTTTTATGGACCGTTGGATAACTCCTTCACAAACCTTGTCAACCTGGAAACCGTTGATTTGCACGACAACAACATCTCAGCCCTCCCGGCTGGAATGGAAAAAATGAGCAAGCTTCGCATCCTGAACCTTGGCGAGAATAACTTTGAGTCTTTGCCTCTCACGACTCTTGTGCAGCTCCCACTTACTGAGCTGGTCGTTCGCAAGAACAAGCTGAGCGGCGTGTTCATAGACGACGCAGATGCGCTTTTCCAGACCTTGCAGATCTTGGACGTTTCCTCTAACCAGCTTACTCATATTTTGCCTCCCGGCAGCAGCTCAACACTCGCCATGCCATCTCTCCATCAGATGTGTGTATCGATGAACAGACTCCAAGAGTTACCTGGCCTCAGCATGTGTGTCAACTTGCTCACCTTGAATGCGGACGAAAATAGCATCACCGATGTTCCAAACGGGTTGACAGGCCTCAACAAACTAAGACATGTGGACTTTTCGAGCAACGACTTGCGCGTTATTCCGCCAGACATCTCTCGTATGGATAACCTGAACATGCTCAGGCTCAGTGGCAACCCGCTTCGGGACAAGAAGTTCTGCTCTATTACGACGGAGGAGCTGAAGGACATTTTAGCTGCTCGCTTGGATCCCGAACCGATATTGGATGAACCTCAGGCCACGTTTAGCAATCTCTTGGCCTCGGCAGCGGTACCAAGCCCAAAACCCCCAGCGACACGATCAAGGATGAACTCCGTCCCAAGACATATCGAAGACGCAGATGAAGTTCGATCTGAAATGAGCGACAAGTTTGCGACGCCCCCTACATCAGCTCCTCAATCACCAGCTGCGCGTTCCCGGTCCCATACCTTGTCCAGCGAACAATGGACGGTAAGGCCCGGCGGCGTGCTAGATAGGTCGAACACACAATCCTCGGCTCTTCATCCCGTGTCATGCTCTCGCGTTGCAAACGAACACAGCGTCCGTGAAGTTCAGCTCCATCACAATCTTTTCTCCATCATCCCAGAATCCCTTACTTTCTTCTCCCAGACCCTTGTGTCCTTATCTCTAGCACACAACCAGCTCATGGGAGAGTCTTATATGGGAGACATGGCAGCCAGCGGTGGCGGACTCAAGCTGGAGCTTCTTGCGCTCCGGGAGCTGAATCTGTCTTCAAACCACATTACCAGTCTGGCTCCTTTGATGTCGAACTTGATTAGCCCGGGACTTCAGAAGCTAGATGTCAGCACCAACCGGATTGCCGCCCTTCCGTCTGGGACCGGATTAAGGGATGTATTTCCAGAGCTGTCGGTATTGCTCATTGCCAACAACCACTTGGCGGATTTGGAGCCCGAGGCCATCAAGGGTATGCGCATAGTTGACGCTTCCAATAACGACATCGCCCATCTCAACCCTCGGATTGGGCTTCTTGGTGGGATTGAAAATGGCACCTTGGAGCGTCTGGATGTCATGGGCAACCGGTTCCGCGTTCCCAGATTCAATGTGCTTGAGCGAGGCACCGAGGCTACGCTAAGGTTCCTCCGTGGTCGTGTGCCTGTCGCTGAGATGGCAGCGTGGAGAGAGGCAAGAGGTGTAGCCGTGAGCAGTGAGGACTGCGACGGATTCGACGACAGCATAATTGAGTAA